One Rhea pennata isolate bPtePen1 chromosome 3, bPtePen1.pri, whole genome shotgun sequence DNA segment encodes these proteins:
- the LOC134138032 gene encoding gallinacin-12-like, whose product MLSNMPTAYRGFCKISLSALLFSSRTKAMRILWFILIFISLATHGNAHGPDSCNHEGGLCRVGNCVAGEYLASYCFEPIILCCKSLSLTTAKS is encoded by the exons ATGCTATCTAACATGCCAACAGCATACAGAGGCTTCTGCAAAATCTCACTCTCAGCcttgctgttttccagcagaacTAAAGCAATGAGGATCCTTTggttcattttaattttcatctctCTGGCTACTCACG GAAATGCTCATGGACCAGATAGCTGTAACCACGAAGGGGGCTTGTGCAGAGTTGGAAACTGCGTTGCTGGTGAATATCTGGCTAGTTACTGCTTTGAACCTATCATTCTGTGTTGTAAAAGTTTGTCACTGACTACTGCAAAGAGCTGA